The window AGGAACTTACTTTGCTTCATTGCGTTTCCGGATATCCTGTGCCTGCTGCACAGGCTAATTTAGCAGCCATGAATAGGCTCCGCAGCGAATTCGGTTGCAGAGTTGGCTGGTCTGATCATACAGTTCAGGAAGGAGTCATCCAGCGTGCAGTCCATAAGTTTGATGCTGATATGATTGAGTTTCATCTTGATCTGGATGAAACAGGAGCTGAATTCTCAGCAGGACATTGCTGGCTGCCGGAAGAGATGGAAAGAGTGATTAAGAGTGTTCGCATCGGGATGGCCTGCGATGGTTATGGGGATAAAGTTCCTGCAGATGTAGAACTTTCGGATAGAGACTGGAGAGCTGATCCAGAGGATGGTCTCAGGCCTTTAAAATATATCAGAAACGGGTGATTTTCCGTCTATATGTCGAGCAGACTATTTAATGCTGAATACCATTCGCTCTACCGTAGGAGCTTCGTATTTTCGTGAAATATAATAAACAGCGACGACCTGTCCTTTGGAGTTGAGTGCCAGATCTCCATACCCTCCATGGAATCTGCCTCCTTTATACCACGCAAGTGTCTGCGCATGGCTCCATGTTTCGCCGTGATCGCGTGAAATTGAAAGTGCCACACGGCACTTGCGGCTTTTACGTATCATTCCGCGATAGATCATCAAAACACTCTGGTCTGGAAGGACCTTGATTGATGGGGCCTCACCATAAAGCCCGATTGGACGGGGATTACTCCATGTTAACCCATCATCATCCGAGTATGATTGAAAAAGTCCTTCGTAAACTGGTTGCTGCCTGATAACTGCCAGTATTCTGCCTGATTCAAGGCGGGTAATGGACGTTTCGTTAAGCCGGTATCCCTGGCTGAATTTAAAGATCAGCGCCTGATGAGATATTTCCAGACTATTCGGGTCCAGCCGGAATGTTCCGCAGCCCGGTCCGTTGTAAAATGTTCCGATATAGGTTTTTCCGTCAAGTGCAGGTATTAGATGACCAAATGAAGCCCATGCTCCGGGGGGAACATTTAGCGGCTTACGCTCAGCAAAGGTGTTACCTGCATCATCGGAAAGGGAAAAATAATTTTGATGCAGCTCGGTGGTATATGAGCGGGTGATAAGAGCCACTCTTTTTTCATCGAGCGCAGTGATCAAGGCATCATGTTCATTTGTTCTATTCTCAGCATGGTTAATAATGATCCTGGGGGTGCTGAAATTCCAGCCACTATCTTTACTGCGGGTCGTATAAATATCTCCGGCCATGCCGTGGTCCATTACTCCACGCATATCCGGACCGATATTGACAGCCCTTCGAAACCCCACAAGCAACTCATCATTTACCGCAGTAATAGTGGGGAAGGATTGGTAGCCATCCCAATGAACTGGGGTGATTCGTTTTGTATCAAGAATTGAAATAGTTAGGCGCGGACGTGAGTTAAGCATAATAATCAGTTTGAACTTAAAGCTTCATTAAGTTTTGAGACAATAAATTTGACATCTTTTTCTGTCATTGCGGGATGCAAGGGAAGGGTCAGTAACTGCTCATAGGCTTCTTCTGCCGCAGGACACATTCCGATATATGTTCCAAATATCTTTTTGTAATATGGCTGACAGTGAACAGGAATATAGTGTACGTTCACACCAATTCCGGCATTACGCATAAATTCGAATATTTTTTTACGTTTCTTTGCGGGAATTTTAATTACATAAAGATGGTAGGCGTGGGTTGCTCCAGCAATTAGTTTTAATGGTGAAACTTCACTTTCAGCTTTAAAAAAGGAATCATATACAGCTGCCAGAGTTCTTCTTTTTTCAAGAAAAATATCAAGCTTTCTTAATTGGCTTATACCCAATGCACACTGCAAATCAGTTATGCGGTAGTTATAACCAAGATCCTGCATTTCATAATTCCATGTACATTCTTCCTGACGGGCAGATGCATCAAGATTTATTCCATGGTTACGAAAGGAGCGTATATTCTGAGCCAGATCATTATTATCTGTCAGAATCATTCCTCCTTCACCTGTCGTGATGTGTTTTACGGGGTGAAAACTGAGTACTGAGATATCTGCTATGCTGCCTGCATTTCTGTCGTGAGGATCTTTTGCGCCCAAGGCATGGCAGCAGTCTGCAACAAGTGCCAGATTATGTCTGCTGCATATTGATCGCAGGATGTTGTAATCACAGGTTTGTCCTGCATAATCAACAGCAATAACTGCTTTGGTTGCAGGAGTAATTTTCCGTTCCACGGAAGCAGGATCAATTAAAAGAGTGTCAGGGTTTATATCTGCAAAAACAGGTGTTCCACCCATATATGCAACGCAATTTGCCGTGGCCAGAAATGTAATGGGGGGCAGAATAACTTCATCACCGGCTTTGATTTTAAGGGCGTGCATTACGGCGTGAAGTGCTGCTGTGCCGCTTGAAACAGCAATTGCATTTTTACATCCGATATAGCCAGCAACATTGTTTTCAAATTCTGAGACCTTAGGTCCGGTCGTCAGCCAGTCAGATTTTAAGACTTCAATAACTTCTGCAATGTCATCATCATCGATGATCTGTTTACCATACGGGATCATTTTTTATGCACCAGTTTAAGAAGCTCTTCTTTGCTCAGCCACTCTGTATTAGTGTCGGAGCTGTATTCAAAATCAGAAGGTACCTTTTTACCCGCGCATGTGACATCCATGCGTTCAAAAAAACGGTAGGCTGGTTGAATTACAAAATATTTGCCGCAATCTAAGGTGTTATGAGCTTCGTTCATAGGAACCATGACTTCATGCA of the Maridesulfovibrio zosterae DSM 11974 genome contains:
- a CDS encoding sialidase family protein; its protein translation is MLNSRPRLTISILDTKRITPVHWDGYQSFPTITAVNDELLVGFRRAVNIGPDMRGVMDHGMAGDIYTTRSKDSGWNFSTPRIIINHAENRTNEHDALITALDEKRVALITRSYTTELHQNYFSLSDDAGNTFAERKPLNVPPGAWASFGHLIPALDGKTYIGTFYNGPGCGTFRLDPNSLEISHQALIFKFSQGYRLNETSITRLESGRILAVIRQQPVYEGLFQSYSDDDGLTWSNPRPIGLYGEAPSIKVLPDQSVLMIYRGMIRKSRKCRVALSISRDHGETWSHAQTLAWYKGGRFHGGYGDLALNSKGQVVAVYYISRKYEAPTVERMVFSIK
- the pseC gene encoding UDP-4-amino-4,6-dideoxy-N-acetyl-beta-L-altrosamine transaminase — encoded protein: MIPYGKQIIDDDDIAEVIEVLKSDWLTTGPKVSEFENNVAGYIGCKNAIAVSSGTAALHAVMHALKIKAGDEVILPPITFLATANCVAYMGGTPVFADINPDTLLIDPASVERKITPATKAVIAVDYAGQTCDYNILRSICSRHNLALVADCCHALGAKDPHDRNAGSIADISVLSFHPVKHITTGEGGMILTDNNDLAQNIRSFRNHGINLDASARQEECTWNYEMQDLGYNYRITDLQCALGISQLRKLDIFLEKRRTLAAVYDSFFKAESEVSPLKLIAGATHAYHLYVIKIPAKKRKKIFEFMRNAGIGVNVHYIPVHCQPYYKKIFGTYIGMCPAAEEAYEQLLTLPLHPAMTEKDVKFIVSKLNEALSSN